One region of Flavobacterium sp. GSB-24 genomic DNA includes:
- a CDS encoding NifU N-terminal domain-containing protein, translating to MTKITIKETQNPTILKFEFEDFITQNQNFEFKNIDEAQASPLAQQLFYLPFVKTVYISGNFIAIERYSIVDWDDVKDAVAEQISSFVENGGVIIKVDETKTKKQPITVYGETTPNPSALKFVVSRMLTRNAVEYKNIDQTASSPLAQELFKFPYVKEIFIDENYISVTKYEINDWSEITLELRTFIKQFIENGGTVLDESLIQTTTKNEVTKDEAFDKLDVTSQQIINILEEYVKPAVAADGGNIAFESYNEDDKTVKVLLQGACSGCPSSTFTLKSGIENMLKSMLNDEAIKVEAVNA from the coding sequence ATGACAAAAATCACCATAAAAGAAACTCAAAATCCTACTATATTAAAGTTTGAATTTGAAGATTTCATTACTCAAAATCAAAACTTTGAGTTTAAAAACATCGACGAGGCTCAGGCTTCTCCACTTGCTCAGCAGTTATTCTATTTACCATTCGTAAAGACAGTATATATTTCTGGAAATTTTATTGCTATCGAAAGATATAGTATTGTAGATTGGGATGACGTTAAAGATGCTGTTGCTGAACAAATTAGTTCTTTTGTTGAGAATGGAGGAGTTATCATTAAAGTTGATGAAACTAAAACAAAAAAACAACCCATAACGGTTTACGGAGAAACTACTCCAAATCCTTCTGCACTAAAATTCGTAGTAAGCAGAATGCTGACTCGTAATGCTGTAGAATATAAAAATATCGATCAAACTGCTTCTTCTCCATTAGCTCAGGAATTGTTTAAATTTCCGTATGTAAAAGAAATTTTTATTGATGAGAATTATATTTCTGTTACAAAATACGAGATTAACGACTGGTCTGAAATTACTTTAGAACTTAGAACTTTCATTAAACAGTTTATCGAAAATGGCGGAACTGTTTTAGACGAAAGTTTAATTCAAACTACAACAAAAAATGAAGTAACAAAAGATGAAGCGTTTGACAAACTAGACGTTACTTCTCAACAAATTATTAATATTCTAGAAGAATATGTAAAACCTGCAGTGGCTGCTGACGGTGGAAATATTGCTTTTGAATCTTATAATGAAGATGATAAAACGGTAAAAGTGCTTTTACAAGGTGCTTGCAGCGGTTGTCCATCATCAACATTTACCTTAAAAAGCGGTATCGAAAATATGCTGAAAAGCATGTTGAACGATGAAGCTATAAAGGTTGAAGCTGTTAATGCTTAA
- a CDS encoding efflux RND transporter periplasmic adaptor subunit — translation MSKKTIYFLVGGAVVLIAILIGLSKSGVIGNKDEGKEVEISKVTASTIVETVSATGKIQPEIEVKISPEVSGEIILLNVKEGQVVKKGDLLVKINPDLYTSSYNRSVSNLSGSKAGLTQSEASFKEAKANYERNKTLYDKGVISRSDWDKAIASFEVAKATKQNSYYSVQSASASVSEARDNLGRTTIYSPADGTISVLNVELGERVLGTQQMAGTELLRVANLNNMEVEVDVNENDIVKIKIGDEANVEVDAYLKKKFKGIVTSISNSASTTLTSDQVTNFKVKVRILKQSYQDLLEGKPSTYSPFRPGMTATVDIITTTKTNVLAVPISSVVVKSDTAAVKDFTVEDPNADKKAAPKSDKKFECVFVKVGDKAKIRIIKTGIQDDTNIEVMSGLKPGDVVITGPYTTVSKDLNSGDKVKLKKAEGSKK, via the coding sequence ATGTCAAAAAAAACAATTTATTTCTTAGTAGGTGGTGCAGTAGTACTTATTGCAATTTTAATCGGTCTTTCGAAATCGGGAGTTATAGGAAATAAGGATGAAGGAAAAGAAGTAGAAATATCAAAAGTAACAGCTTCAACAATTGTTGAAACAGTTTCGGCAACAGGTAAAATTCAACCAGAAATTGAAGTGAAGATTTCTCCAGAAGTATCTGGGGAAATTATTTTACTTAACGTAAAAGAAGGTCAGGTTGTTAAAAAAGGAGATTTGCTGGTTAAAATTAACCCAGATTTATATACCTCTAGTTACAACCGTTCGGTATCTAACTTGTCAGGTTCTAAAGCTGGTTTAACACAATCTGAGGCTAGTTTTAAAGAAGCAAAAGCTAATTATGAACGTAATAAAACCTTGTACGACAAAGGTGTAATCTCAAGATCTGATTGGGATAAAGCTATAGCTTCATTTGAAGTGGCGAAAGCGACAAAGCAAAATTCATATTACAGTGTTCAAAGTGCTTCGGCTTCTGTAAGTGAAGCGAGAGACAATTTAGGACGTACAACTATCTACTCTCCTGCAGACGGAACAATTTCTGTTCTAAACGTAGAATTAGGAGAAAGAGTTTTAGGAACGCAGCAAATGGCTGGAACGGAACTTTTGCGTGTTGCTAACCTTAATAATATGGAAGTTGAAGTTGACGTAAACGAAAATGATATTGTAAAAATTAAAATTGGAGACGAAGCAAACGTTGAAGTTGATGCTTATTTGAAAAAGAAGTTTAAAGGAATTGTAACTAGTATTTCTAATTCTGCAAGTACAACTCTAACTTCTGATCAGGTAACTAATTTTAAGGTTAAAGTTCGTATTTTAAAACAATCGTATCAAGATTTGTTAGAAGGAAAACCAAGTACTTATTCTCCTTTTAGACCTGGAATGACAGCGACTGTTGATATCATTACAACTACAAAAACAAACGTTTTGGCAGTGCCAATTAGTTCTGTTGTAGTAAAATCGGATACTGCGGCTGTAAAAGATTTTACGGTTGAAGATCCTAATGCTGATAAAAAAGCAGCTCCAAAAAGCGATAAAAAATTCGAATGTGTTTTTGTAAAAGTTGGTGATAAAGCTAAAATTAGAATCATTAAAACAGGAATTCAAGATGATACTAATATTGAAGTAATGTCTGGCTTAAAACCAGGTGATGTTGTAATTACGGGACCATATACAACAGTCTCTAAAGATCTTAATTCTGGAGATAAGGTAAAACTTAAGAAAGCTGAAGGTTCTAAGAAATAA
- a CDS encoding TolC family protein has translation MKINKINSLVFAMLFGFGLAGHAQSKQWTLEECVRYALENNITIKLSELDVKNADIDKKGALGNYLPSVNGNASHSWNIGLNQDVTTGILRNQTTQYSSVGLNAGVDIYKGLQNQNTYRRAKLSIIASKYQLLKMQEDISLNVASAFLQILSNKEDLKVKKEQLSIDEKRFARSEEMVNAGTIPRGDLFDLKATVATDKQNIAISENNLLISKLSLAQLLQLKEFADFDVIDNTNLQDENNILGQTPVEIYNKAKDIRTEVKLAQTNLEIAEKNVAIAKGAYQPTLSGFYGFNTRASYSDQVKFDANDQPYTVGPDPIFQQFSDNKGHNFGLQLNVPIFNGWSVKNNVERNKVSLEKSKIDLEQKSLDLQRNVYTAFTDAKAALNTYEASTVTLEARQQAYNYAKEKYDVGLMNSFDFTQAQTLLTNAQSDVIRTKYDYMFKIKILEFYFGIPIVPIITK, from the coding sequence ATGAAAATAAATAAAATTAATAGTCTGGTTTTTGCAATGTTATTCGGTTTTGGATTAGCTGGACACGCGCAATCAAAGCAATGGACATTGGAAGAATGTGTGAGATACGCATTAGAAAATAATATTACGATAAAATTATCTGAATTAGACGTAAAAAATGCTGATATCGATAAAAAAGGTGCGTTAGGAAATTATCTTCCATCTGTTAATGGTAATGCATCTCACTCATGGAATATTGGTCTGAATCAGGATGTTACAACTGGTATCTTACGTAATCAAACTACTCAGTATTCTTCAGTTGGTCTAAATGCTGGAGTTGATATCTACAAAGGTCTCCAAAATCAAAATACTTATAGAAGAGCGAAGTTATCTATTATCGCATCAAAATATCAATTGTTGAAGATGCAGGAAGATATTTCTCTGAATGTAGCTAGTGCTTTCTTACAGATTTTATCAAATAAAGAAGATTTAAAAGTTAAAAAAGAACAATTATCAATTGACGAAAAGCGTTTTGCTCGTTCTGAGGAAATGGTAAATGCAGGAACAATTCCTCGCGGAGATTTGTTTGATTTAAAAGCAACTGTAGCCACAGATAAACAAAATATTGCTATTTCAGAAAATAATTTATTGATTTCAAAATTAAGCTTAGCTCAGCTTTTACAATTGAAAGAATTTGCCGATTTTGACGTAATAGATAATACAAATCTACAAGATGAGAATAATATTCTTGGTCAAACTCCAGTTGAAATTTATAACAAAGCAAAGGATATAAGAACAGAAGTTAAGCTGGCACAAACAAATCTTGAGATTGCTGAAAAAAATGTTGCTATAGCAAAGGGAGCTTATCAGCCAACACTTAGTGGTTTTTATGGTTTTAATACAAGAGCAAGTTACAGCGATCAAGTTAAATTTGACGCAAACGACCAACCCTATACAGTAGGACCAGATCCGATATTCCAACAGTTTAGTGATAATAAAGGACATAATTTTGGATTACAATTAAATGTTCCAATTTTTAATGGATGGTCAGTTAAGAACAATGTGGAAAGAAACAAAGTAAGTTTAGAAAAATCTAAAATAGATTTAGAACAAAAAAGTTTAGATTTGCAACGTAACGTTTATACTGCTTTTACAGATGCAAAAGCAGCCCTAAATACTTACGAAGCGTCTACTGTAACTTTAGAAGCAAGACAGCAAGCTTACAATTATGCAAAAGAAAAATACGATGTAGGTTTGATGAATTCATTTGATTTTACTCAAGCTCAAACATTGTTGACAAATGCACAGTCTGATGTTATCAGAACAAAATATGATTACATGTTCAAAATTAAAATACTTGAATTTTATTTCGGAATTCCAATCGTTCCCATTATTACAAAATAA
- the tsaB gene encoding tRNA (adenosine(37)-N6)-threonylcarbamoyltransferase complex dimerization subunit type 1 TsaB, with product MSFILNIETATKNCSVSVAKDGKTIVCSELADEGYSHAEKLHVFIEEVIAKAGISVQDLNAIAVSQGPGSYTGLRIGVSAAKGLCYALNIPLIAIDTLKTLASQAEVTDGKIIPMLDARRMEVYSAVFNTDLSIERAIKAEIIDENSFQEYTDKLYFVGDCADKCKAVLTKENFVFLENIKYPSAQAMSKISFDKYQKSDTVDVAYFEPYYLKDFMITAPSKKQ from the coding sequence TTGTCTTTTATTCTCAACATCGAAACGGCTACTAAAAATTGTTCTGTATCTGTTGCTAAAGATGGGAAAACCATTGTTTGCAGCGAACTTGCAGATGAAGGATATTCGCATGCCGAAAAACTTCATGTTTTTATTGAAGAAGTAATTGCAAAAGCAGGCATTTCTGTTCAGGATTTAAATGCAATTGCAGTCAGCCAAGGTCCAGGATCTTATACAGGATTAAGAATTGGTGTTTCTGCTGCAAAAGGGTTGTGTTATGCTTTAAATATACCTTTAATCGCTATCGATACACTTAAAACTTTGGCTTCTCAGGCAGAAGTTACAGATGGAAAAATTATTCCGATGTTAGATGCACGCCGTATGGAAGTTTACAGCGCCGTATTCAATACAGATTTGAGTATCGAAAGAGCTATTAAAGCCGAAATAATTGACGAAAATTCATTTCAAGAATATACAGATAAGCTTTACTTTGTCGGCGATTGTGCCGATAAATGCAAAGCCGTTTTGACCAAAGAAAATTTTGTGTTCTTAGAAAATATCAAATATCCTTCGGCACAAGCTATGAGTAAAATCAGTTTTGATAAATATCAAAAAAGCGACACTGTAGATGTCGCTTATTTTGAACCTTATTATTTAAAAGATTTTATGATTACTGCCCCGTCAAAAAAGCAATAA
- a CDS encoding intradiol ring-cleavage dioxygenase encodes MDRKKFIRNGILGIASLATASKLLESCSKSDNDETNSGNSGDGSCTVSPSETKGPFPIKTPSQLVLENIKSDRVGVALLINLKIENQKNNCEPLSGVLVDVWHCDKDGNYSEYGGTSMQQTDYTSVHFLRGRQTSDTNGNVSFISIYPGWYQGRAPHVHVEVLSSTGSSLLVTQIAFPENVSSQVYSSSNYAAHGQADTANTKDNVFADSLSNDLATITGNLTDGYTLTKTITVNA; translated from the coding sequence ATGGACAGAAAAAAATTCATTCGAAATGGTATTTTAGGCATTGCTTCATTAGCAACAGCTTCAAAATTATTAGAATCATGCTCCAAAAGTGACAATGATGAAACCAACTCAGGTAATTCTGGAGATGGAAGCTGTACTGTTTCACCTTCAGAGACAAAAGGCCCTTTTCCCATCAAAACGCCAAGCCAGCTGGTTTTAGAAAATATTAAATCTGATCGTGTTGGAGTTGCTCTGCTGATTAATTTAAAGATTGAAAACCAAAAGAACAATTGCGAACCTCTGTCGGGAGTTTTAGTAGATGTCTGGCATTGTGATAAAGACGGAAATTATTCTGAATATGGAGGAACATCTATGCAGCAGACAGATTATACTTCTGTACATTTTTTAAGAGGAAGACAAACTTCTGATACCAACGGAAATGTTTCTTTTATTTCGATTTATCCTGGCTGGTATCAAGGAAGGGCGCCGCATGTACATGTTGAAGTTTTATCGAGCACTGGCAGTTCTTTATTAGTAACTCAAATTGCTTTTCCAGAAAACGTTTCAAGTCAGGTATATTCTAGCAGTAATTATGCTGCACACGGACAGGCCGATACCGCAAATACAAAAGATAATGTTTTTGCTGATAGTTTATCTAATGACTTGGCAACTATAACCGGCAATTTAACAGACGGTTACACTCTTACTAAAACGATAACTGTTAACGCTTAA
- a CDS encoding LytTR family DNA-binding domain-containing protein, producing the protein MKCVIIDDEPLAVELLQDFVKKVDSLELVNSFNNAIDAVSFINQNNVDLVFLDIQMPHFSGIDFLNTIEKKPLVIFTTAYSDYAVEGFNLGAVDYLVKPIPFHRFLKAVVRAQQVLQPATAIQAISENTTAPEIEQDFMFVRAEYENVKLNFADILFIEGLKDYVKIYTTDNKFILTLISLIKLENLLSNKGFARIHRSYIINIKHVKSIQKNKVLISDKRIPISESYKNTFFEKINL; encoded by the coding sequence ATGAAATGTGTAATTATTGATGACGAACCTTTAGCTGTAGAACTACTGCAGGATTTTGTTAAAAAAGTGGACTCACTTGAATTAGTAAATTCGTTCAACAATGCGATTGATGCCGTTTCATTTATTAATCAAAATAATGTTGATTTGGTATTTTTGGATATTCAGATGCCGCATTTTTCTGGAATTGACTTTTTAAATACAATCGAAAAAAAGCCTTTGGTTATTTTTACAACTGCATACTCAGATTATGCTGTAGAAGGATTTAATCTTGGTGCGGTCGATTATTTGGTAAAACCAATCCCTTTTCATCGATTTTTAAAAGCGGTAGTAAGAGCACAGCAGGTTTTACAGCCGGCAACAGCAATTCAAGCAATTTCGGAAAATACAACTGCTCCAGAAATCGAACAAGATTTTATGTTTGTACGCGCGGAGTACGAAAATGTAAAACTAAATTTTGCTGATATTCTTTTTATTGAAGGTTTGAAAGATTATGTCAAAATTTACACTACAGATAATAAATTCATTTTGACTTTAATCAGCTTGATTAAATTAGAAAATTTACTTTCTAATAAGGGTTTTGCACGAATTCACCGATCGTATATTATCAATATAAAACATGTGAAATCTATTCAAAAAAATAAGGTATTAATAAGCGATAAACGTATTCCTATCAGCGAAAGCTATAAAAATACTTTCTTCGAAAAAATCAACCTCTAA
- a CDS encoding mechanosensitive ion channel domain-containing protein, whose amino-acid sequence MNEVTSDQVSTYITRFINILVDYSPKLISAFLILFVGLYAIRLINRLIRKIMVKRNLDPTLTKFLADILLWALRILLFVTFISKLGIETSSFVAILGAMGLAVGLSLQGSLSNFAGGMLIIVFKPFKVGDTIEAQGVIATVEEIQIFVTKMITGTNQTVFVPNGALSNGTIINYSMQAERKADLTFSVSYDSDIKKAKDILLEVLLSNPKVLKNPAPEVFVKNLSASSVDFAVRPWAAKADFGSVVSDTLENCKIALDEAGISVQPFTIQK is encoded by the coding sequence ATGAACGAAGTTACTTCAGACCAAGTTAGTACTTACATCACGAGATTTATTAACATCTTAGTTGATTATTCTCCTAAATTAATTTCTGCATTTCTAATTCTATTTGTTGGTTTATATGCCATCAGACTAATAAACAGATTGATTAGAAAAATAATGGTGAAGAGAAATCTTGACCCAACTTTAACAAAATTTCTAGCAGATATTTTATTATGGGCACTTAGAATTCTTTTATTTGTCACTTTTATTTCAAAACTTGGAATCGAAACTTCTTCTTTTGTTGCGATTTTAGGAGCAATGGGACTTGCTGTTGGTTTGTCTTTACAAGGATCGCTTTCGAATTTTGCAGGAGGAATGCTTATTATTGTTTTTAAACCTTTTAAAGTTGGCGATACAATTGAGGCACAAGGTGTTATTGCTACTGTTGAAGAAATTCAAATTTTTGTAACAAAAATGATTACTGGAACTAATCAGACCGTTTTTGTACCAAATGGTGCATTATCAAACGGAACGATCATTAATTATTCAATGCAGGCTGAAAGAAAAGCGGACTTGACATTTTCAGTTTCTTATGACTCGGATATCAAAAAAGCGAAAGATATTCTTTTAGAGGTTTTACTATCAAATCCGAAGGTTCTTAAAAATCCTGCGCCAGAAGTTTTTGTAAAAAACCTATCTGCCAGTTCTGTTGATTTTGCAGTTCGCCCTTGGGCAGCAAAGGCAGACTTTGGCTCGGTAGTTTCAGATACTTTAGAGAATTGCAAAATTGCATTGGATGAAGCAGGAATATCTGTTCAGCCCTTTACGATTCAAAAATAA
- a CDS encoding efflux RND transporter periplasmic adaptor subunit: protein MKKGVTITILIFIAIVFFGALYYLYAKNQESPIVFKTEKPEIKTIVKNTIATGNIQPDEEVLIKPNISGIIEQVYIKAGEKIKAGDMIAKIRVVANVSNVSSTQNQVQTAKIALDNQERLYKRQKTLFEKDVISANDFDAAQVAYNQAKQTYLAAKQSLDIVKTGTTSSLGSYANTLIRSTVNGMVLDVPVKVGNQVIESNNFNEGTTIASVADVGRMIFIGKIDESEVGKIKEKMPIEITIGAIENKKFDAVLNYIAPKGVTENGAIQFEIKAQMVNRDDTFIRAGLSANASIILEKADKILAIKESLVQFDKKTQKPYVEIETAPQKFQRRDLVLGVSDGIYVQVKSGVKSTDKIKIWNQGLINDAEKK, encoded by the coding sequence ATGAAAAAAGGAGTAACTATAACCATTTTAATATTTATTGCGATCGTTTTTTTTGGCGCACTTTACTATTTGTATGCTAAAAACCAAGAGTCGCCAATTGTGTTTAAAACGGAGAAACCAGAAATTAAAACGATTGTAAAAAATACAATTGCAACTGGTAATATTCAACCTGATGAAGAGGTGTTAATCAAGCCAAATATCTCGGGTATTATTGAGCAGGTGTATATCAAAGCGGGTGAGAAAATCAAAGCTGGAGATATGATTGCAAAAATTAGAGTTGTGGCAAACGTTTCTAACGTAAGCAGTACACAAAATCAAGTGCAGACTGCTAAAATTGCTTTGGATAATCAAGAACGACTTTATAAAAGGCAAAAAACATTATTTGAAAAAGATGTAATCTCTGCAAATGATTTTGATGCTGCTCAAGTAGCTTACAATCAGGCAAAACAAACTTATCTGGCAGCAAAACAAAGCTTAGATATTGTTAAAACAGGAACAACATCTTCTTTAGGAAGTTATGCCAATACTTTAATTCGCTCTACAGTTAACGGAATGGTTTTAGACGTTCCTGTAAAAGTTGGAAATCAAGTTATTGAAAGTAATAATTTTAATGAAGGAACTACAATTGCCAGCGTTGCTGACGTTGGAAGAATGATTTTTATTGGAAAAATTGACGAATCTGAAGTAGGTAAAATCAAAGAAAAAATGCCTATTGAGATTACAATTGGTGCCATTGAAAACAAAAAATTTGATGCAGTTCTAAACTATATTGCGCCAAAAGGTGTTACAGAAAATGGAGCAATTCAATTTGAAATTAAAGCTCAAATGGTTAATAGAGATGACACTTTTATTAGAGCTGGTTTGAGTGCAAATGCTTCAATTATTTTAGAGAAAGCAGATAAAATTCTGGCAATAAAAGAATCACTAGTTCAATTTGACAAAAAAACACAAAAACCTTATGTTGAGATCGAAACTGCGCCACAGAAATTTCAAAGAAGAGATTTGGTTCTTGGGGTAAGCGACGGTATCTACGTTCAAGTTAAAAGCGGTGTAAAGAGTACAGATAAAATAAAAATCTGGAATCAAGGACTGATTAATGACGCAGAAAAAAAATAA
- a CDS encoding type IX secretion system membrane protein PorP/SprF, translating to MKLKIKVLLVFLITSFYSFSQEGIPVYSDYLSDNYYLIHPSMAGAANCAKIRLTARKQWFGQEDAPSLQTLSFNGRVGERSGAGIIVFNDKNGYHSQKGVKLTYAHHIMFSRDEIDLNQLSFGISGGLIQNQLDETKFGGTFDPIVFGSIQKDSYFNLDIGASYNFMDFYAHATVQGLLETRRELYTDYESDNLRKFLLSVGYVFGKNDNITWEPSILFQFFDQTKEKTLDINLKAYKNMDFGSLWAALSYRRGFDGAQYLSGSGVSSQKLQFITPIVGVNFKNFMFAYTYSQVMGDVKFDTGGYHQITLGINLFCKKARYDCNCPAIN from the coding sequence ATGAAATTAAAAATCAAGGTTTTATTAGTTTTTCTTATTACTTCATTTTATTCTTTTTCTCAGGAAGGAATACCTGTTTATTCTGACTATTTGTCTGATAATTATTATTTAATTCACCCGTCAATGGCTGGTGCCGCTAATTGTGCAAAAATTAGATTAACTGCTAGAAAACAATGGTTTGGGCAAGAAGATGCGCCATCTTTACAAACATTAAGTTTTAACGGAAGAGTAGGCGAGCGCTCTGGGGCTGGTATTATTGTTTTTAATGATAAAAACGGATATCATTCACAGAAAGGGGTAAAATTAACTTATGCACATCATATTATGTTTTCAAGAGATGAAATTGATCTAAATCAGTTGTCTTTTGGAATTAGCGGAGGTTTGATACAGAATCAATTAGATGAAACGAAATTTGGAGGAACTTTTGATCCGATCGTTTTTGGTTCGATTCAAAAAGACTCTTATTTTAATCTTGATATTGGAGCTTCTTATAATTTTATGGACTTTTATGCACATGCAACCGTGCAGGGTTTACTAGAAACAAGACGAGAATTATATACTGACTATGAAAGTGATAACCTTAGAAAGTTTTTATTGAGTGTAGGATATGTTTTTGGTAAAAATGATAATATTACCTGGGAACCGTCTATTCTTTTTCAATTTTTTGACCAAACCAAAGAGAAAACACTAGACATAAACCTTAAAGCTTACAAAAATATGGATTTTGGAAGTCTTTGGGCGGCTCTTTCTTATAGAAGAGGTTTTGATGGAGCTCAATATCTTTCAGGAAGCGGAGTTTCTTCTCAAAAATTACAATTTATAACACCAATTGTAGGTGTAAATTTTAAGAATTTTATGTTTGCATACACTTATTCTCAAGTGATGGGAGATGTAAAATTTGATACTGGTGGTTATCATCAAATTACTTTAGGAATTAATTTATTTTGTAAAAAAGCACGTTACGATTGTAACTGTCCTGCAATTAACTAA
- a CDS encoding gamma carbonic anhydrase family protein, with the protein MLIKSVNGKSPLIPEDCYVAENATIVGDVTFGDSCSVWFNAVVRGDVHFIKIGNKVNIQDGAIIHCTYQKHPTIIGDNVSIGHNAIVHGCTIHDNVLIGMGAIVMDNCVIESNSIIAAGAVVTQNTVVTSGSIYAGVPAKKVKDIDQSNFAGEIERISNNYVMYSSWFKNED; encoded by the coding sequence ATGCTGATTAAATCTGTAAACGGAAAATCACCTTTGATTCCAGAGGATTGTTATGTTGCTGAAAATGCGACTATTGTAGGCGATGTTACTTTTGGCGATTCTTGCAGTGTCTGGTTTAATGCTGTTGTTCGAGGAGATGTTCATTTTATTAAAATTGGCAATAAAGTAAACATTCAAGATGGCGCAATTATTCACTGCACCTATCAAAAACATCCAACAATAATTGGAGATAATGTTTCGATAGGGCATAATGCTATCGTACACGGCTGTACTATTCATGATAATGTTTTGATTGGAATGGGCGCTATTGTAATGGATAATTGTGTTATAGAAAGTAACTCAATCATTGCTGCTGGAGCCGTGGTTACACAAAATACGGTTGTAACTTCTGGAAGTATTTATGCAGGCGTTCCCGCCAAAAAAGTAAAAGACATAGATCAGTCTAATTTTGCAGGTGAAATCGAACGCATTTCAAATAATTATGTCATGTATTCAAGCTGGTTTAAAAACGAAGATTAG
- a CDS encoding ABC transporter permease: MFKKDNWDEILQALTANPFRTILTAFGVFWGIFILVILLAAGNGLENGIKKGFDGIATNTMFMWSQTTSKAYKGLPKTRRYDFRNSDVTALKAALPDLLYVSPRNQLGDFNGTNNVVRGTKTSSFTIYGDYPELIKQQPMDIIKGRFVNQQDIQEKRKIAVIGKGVISELYGKEEEAVGTYIKINGINFMVVGVYKSKQQGGNAEQEQKNIFIPFTTFQQAFNYGDKVGWMALTAKDETSITDLKPKILEIIKSLHSINPTDDRAVGNFDLYEQFNKVQSLFNILKVIAYFVGTLVLISGVIGISNIMLIVVKERTKEIGIRRALGATPAAIRSQILSESIFLTIISGMLGIAVATGIIALLNLALDSMPPSDNTMFANPSVDLGVVFVALLILVGSGLLAGFIPAQTAINVKPVDALRTE; encoded by the coding sequence AATGGTCTGGAAAATGGTATTAAAAAAGGATTTGATGGAATTGCCACAAATACCATGTTTATGTGGAGCCAGACAACCTCTAAGGCCTATAAAGGTTTGCCAAAAACACGAAGATACGATTTTAGAAACAGCGATGTTACTGCTTTAAAAGCGGCTTTGCCAGATTTATTATATGTTTCGCCTCGTAATCAATTGGGAGATTTTAACGGAACAAACAATGTGGTGAGAGGAACAAAAACTTCATCATTTACAATATATGGAGATTATCCTGAGCTGATCAAACAACAGCCAATGGATATTATTAAAGGACGTTTTGTCAATCAGCAGGATATTCAGGAGAAAAGAAAAATTGCCGTTATTGGTAAAGGTGTTATCAGCGAACTTTACGGAAAAGAAGAAGAAGCTGTTGGGACTTATATTAAGATTAATGGGATTAATTTTATGGTTGTTGGAGTTTACAAATCTAAACAGCAAGGAGGAAACGCAGAGCAGGAGCAAAAGAATATTTTTATTCCTTTTACAACTTTTCAGCAGGCTTTTAATTACGGAGACAAAGTGGGATGGATGGCGCTTACAGCAAAAGACGAAACTTCTATAACCGATTTAAAACCTAAAATTTTAGAGATTATAAAATCTTTGCATTCTATAAATCCAACAGATGATAGAGCGGTTGGAAATTTCGATTTATACGAACAATTTAATAAGGTGCAAAGTTTGTTTAATATTTTAAAAGTAATTGCATATTTTGTAGGAACATTAGTTTTGATTTCTGGTGTAATCGGAATTTCAAATATTATGCTTATTGTAGTTAAAGAACGTACAAAAGAAATAGGAATAAGAAGAGCTTTGGGAGCAACGCCCGCAGCCATTCGCTCGCAAATATTATCAGAATCTATTTTTCTAACTATAATTTCTGGAATGCTGGGAATTGCCGTCGCAACCGGAATTATAGCACTGTTAAATTTAGCACTGGATTCGATGCCTCCAAGCGATAATACTATGTTTGCCAATCCAAGTGTTGACTTAGGAGTTGTATTTGTTGCCTTATTAATATTAGTTGGATCAGGTTTGCTCGCGGGATTTATTCCAGCACAGACTGCGATCAATGTTAAACCTGTAGATGCTTTAAGAACAGAATAA